The following coding sequences are from one Coffea arabica cultivar ET-39 chromosome 11e, Coffea Arabica ET-39 HiFi, whole genome shotgun sequence window:
- the LOC113719549 gene encoding cytochrome P450 76T24-like, with translation MPTILCFLLIAIAVFLVCGRGHKPRKLPPGPCPLPILGNLFQLGGEKLYHRAVTKLSKVYGPLMSIKLGNQMIFVVSSPNLVREISKKYDHTFTRRLDLDASRALDHHKFSIAWIPSGKKWNNIRKLFKEQIFSSERLNASQGLREEKVKQLCDHVHEHSISGQPLNVCAAAFTTSLNFLSNTLFSIDFAHYDSNSCKNLEEIICGLTNTMGRPNLADFFPGLRFIDPQGIRHETEVYFVKLFEAFEDIITQRLQARGTSPTSGSGRGDLLEVFLDLCQHREAGWSCNDVKHFLLDLLFGATETTSSTVEWAMVELLRSPDKKDKARAEIREVIEQGKSVKESDISRLPYLQAVVKETLRLHPPAPIVPRKADTDIEVDSYILPKDSLIVFNLWGMGRDSNLWLNPDSFVPERFLNSEIDDKGQHFKLTPFGTGRRICVGYPLAQRMLHLMLASLVHNFDWKLEDGIKPEDVDMSERPGLTVQKAVPLMAIPIRTSI, from the exons ATGCCAACTATCCTCTGTTTTTTGCTAATAGCAATCGCAGTTTTTCTGGTTTGCGGCCGGGGTCACAAACCAAGAAAGCTTCCTCCGGGGCCTTGCCCATTACCAATCCTCGGTAATCTCTTCCAGCTTGGTGGAGAGAAACTGTACCACAGAGCAGTAACAAAACTCTCTAAAGTTTATGGACCTTTGATGTCAATCAAGCTGGGAAACCAAATGATATTTGTTGTGTCATCCCCAAATCTTGTTCGTgaaatatctaaaaaatatgATCATACTTTCACTAGAAGACTCGATTTAGATGCGTCCCGAGCACTCGACCACCATAAGTTCTCCATTGCGTGGATACCATCAGGTAAAAAATGGAATAATATTCGTAAACTGTTCAAAGAACAAATTTTCTCCTCAGAACGACTCAATGCAAGCCAAGGGTTACGTGAAGAAAAGGTGAAACAACTTTGTGATCACGTGCATGAACATAGCATTAGTGGGCAACCACTGAACGTATGTGCTGCTGCTTTCACAACATCTCTCAATTTCCTGTCCAACACTTTATTTTCCATTGATTTTGCTCATTATGACTCTAATTCATGCAAAAATCTCGAAGAAATCATATGTGGTTTGACGAATACTATGGGTAGACCAAATTTGGCGGACTTCTTTCCGGGACTCAGATTCATTGATCCCCAGGGCATTAGGCACGAGACTGAGGTTTATTTTGTGAAACTGTTTGAAGCTTTTGAAGATATCATTACTCAAAGATTACAAGCAAGAGGCACATCCCCCACTTCTGGTTCGGGAAGAGGTGACCTGTTAGAAGTTTTCCTTGATCTCTGTCAGCATCGTGAAGCAGGGTGGAGTTGCAACGACGTGAAACATTTCCTTTTG GATTTGCTTTTTGGAGCAACAGAGACAACTTCATCCACAGTGGAATGGGCAATGGTAGAATTACTAAGAAGCCCTGACAAAAAGGACAAAGCTAGAGCAGAAATCAGGGAAGTCATTGAGCAAGGCAAATCTGTTAAAGAATCAGACATCTCAAGACTCCCTTACTTGCAGGCAGTTGTTAAAGAGACTCTACGGCTGCACCCTCCTGCCCCCATAGTACCGCGCAAAGCTGATACAGATATTGAAGTTGACAGCTACATCTTGCCAAAAGATTCTCTAATAGTGTTCAACCTTTGGGGCATGGGTAGGGATTCAAACCTGTGGCTTAATCCTGATTCCTTTGTGCCCGAACGATTCCTGAACTCCGAAATTGATGATAAAGGCCAGCATTTTAAGCTCACTCCTTTTGGTACGGGAAGGAGAATTTGTGTTGGATATCCTCTGGCTCAGCGAATGCTGCATCTTATGCTTGCTTCTCTTGTTCATAACTTTGATTGGAAGCTTGAAGATGGGATTAAACCAGAAGATGTGGACATGAGCGAAAGGCCTGGATTGACAGTGCAGAAGGCAGTGCCTCTCATGGCTATTCCAATAAGAACctcaatttaa